A region of Desulfomicrobium escambiense DSM 10707 DNA encodes the following proteins:
- a CDS encoding proline--tRNA ligase, which translates to MLFSKFYAPTLKETPAEAEVISHKLLLRAGMIRKLTSGIYTYMPLGLRAINKVANIVREEMNRAGAQEISMPMVQPADLWQESGRWEFYGKELLRLKDRNGRDYCLGPTHEEVITDLIRGEVRSYRQLPLNLYQIQTKFRDEIRPRFGLMRGREFIMKDAYSFDKDDEGVNASYQAMYDAYERIFTRLGLQFRAVSADSGAIGGSFSHEFMVLADTGEDTLAVCTSCSYAANLEKAELKPGAPCTETCAPFEQVATPGKHTVEDVAGFLAVPTAQIMKTLLFDVDGRSVAVLLRGDREVNDVKLKNMLGATNVDLASPEQVQAWTGAPVGFAGPVGLKVDAIYADFEIASATDFVCGANAADAHLLHVDPRRDITLSTDVTPTGYADLRSITLDDPCPACGGPLTMPKGIEVGHVFKLGTKYSKSMNATFLDENGKEQVIIMGCYGIGVSRVVAASIEQNNDANGMIFPPSIAPFEVTVLAMSTRDEKVMAQCRAIHDWLESQGIDTLFDDRDERPGVKFNEADLMGSPMQIVIGGKGLEKGVLEAKNRKTGEKRELPVADWQNAVLEWRKEVMKEWGLA; encoded by the coding sequence ATGCTGTTCAGCAAGTTCTACGCGCCCACCCTGAAGGAGACCCCGGCCGAGGCCGAGGTCATCAGCCACAAGCTGCTGCTGCGCGCGGGCATGATCCGCAAGCTGACCAGCGGCATCTACACCTACATGCCGCTGGGTCTTCGGGCCATCAACAAGGTCGCAAACATCGTGCGCGAGGAGATGAACCGGGCCGGGGCCCAGGAAATCTCCATGCCCATGGTCCAGCCGGCCGATCTGTGGCAGGAGAGCGGGCGCTGGGAATTCTACGGCAAGGAGCTCCTGCGCCTCAAAGACCGCAACGGCCGCGACTACTGCCTCGGGCCCACCCACGAGGAGGTCATCACCGACCTCATCCGCGGCGAGGTGCGCTCCTACCGGCAGCTGCCCCTGAACCTCTACCAGATCCAGACCAAGTTTCGCGACGAGATCCGCCCGCGTTTCGGCCTCATGCGCGGCCGCGAGTTCATCATGAAGGACGCCTACTCCTTCGACAAGGACGACGAGGGCGTGAACGCGAGCTACCAGGCCATGTATGACGCCTACGAGCGCATCTTCACCCGCCTGGGCCTGCAGTTCCGCGCCGTGAGCGCCGACTCGGGCGCCATCGGCGGCAGCTTTTCGCACGAGTTCATGGTCCTGGCCGACACGGGCGAGGACACCCTGGCCGTGTGCACGTCCTGTTCCTACGCCGCCAACCTGGAGAAGGCGGAGCTCAAGCCCGGCGCGCCCTGCACCGAGACGTGCGCCCCATTTGAGCAGGTGGCCACCCCCGGCAAGCACACCGTCGAGGATGTGGCCGGCTTCCTGGCCGTGCCCACGGCGCAGATCATGAAGACGCTCCTCTTTGACGTGGACGGACGTTCCGTGGCCGTGCTCCTGCGCGGCGACCGCGAAGTGAACGACGTCAAGCTCAAGAACATGCTCGGCGCCACCAACGTCGACCTGGCCAGCCCCGAACAGGTCCAGGCCTGGACCGGCGCGCCCGTGGGCTTCGCCGGGCCGGTGGGTCTCAAGGTCGACGCCATCTACGCGGACTTCGAGATCGCCTCGGCCACGGATTTCGTCTGCGGGGCCAACGCCGCCGACGCGCACCTCCTGCACGTGGACCCGCGCCGCGACATCACCCTGTCGACCGACGTCACGCCCACGGGCTACGCCGACCTGCGCTCCATCACCCTGGACGACCCCTGCCCGGCCTGCGGCGGCCCCCTGACCATGCCCAAGGGCATCGAGGTCGGCCACGTCTTCAAGCTCGGCACCAAGTACTCCAAGTCCATGAACGCCACCTTCCTCGACGAGAACGGCAAGGAGCAGGTCATCATCATGGGCTGCTACGGCATCGGCGTCAGCCGCGTGGTGGCCGCGAGCATCGAGCAGAACAACGACGCGAACGGCATGATCTTCCCGCCGTCCATCGCCCCCTTCGAGGTCACGGTCCTGGCCATGTCCACCAGGGACGAGAAGGTCATGGCCCAGTGCCGCGCGATCCACGACTGGCTGGAAAGCCAGGGCATCGACACCTTGTTCGACGACCGCGACGAGCGCCCCGGCGTCAAGTTCAACGAGGCCGACCTCATGGGCTCCCCCATGCAGATCGTCATCGGCGGCAAAGGGTTGGAGAAGGGCGTGCTGGAAGCGAAGAACAGAAAGACCGGCGAGAAGCGGGAACTGCCGGTGGCGGATTGGCAGAACGCCGTTCTGGAATGGAGGAAGGAAGTGATGAAGGAGTGGGGACTGGCGTAA
- a CDS encoding endonuclease domain-containing protein: MSEKKVQHQLRENNLPSLRTFRRELRKHLTPAEAKLWAHIKSSQLEGRKFRRQHSVGRYILDFYCPQERLAVELDGEVHSFVSAQERDLERDCFLNTQGIKVLRFENKVVFQDVEAVLIEIHRHFGWFLDMETE, from the coding sequence GTGTCAGAAAAGAAGGTGCAGCATCAACTCCGGGAAAACAATCTGCCTTCGCTTCGAACCTTTCGGCGTGAATTGCGCAAGCATCTGACCCCGGCCGAAGCAAAATTGTGGGCGCACATCAAAAGCTCGCAACTCGAAGGCAGAAAATTCAGACGACAGCACAGTGTGGGCAGGTACATTCTTGATTTTTACTGCCCGCAAGAGCGATTGGCCGTTGAACTGGATGGTGAAGTGCACAGCTTTGTCAGTGCGCAGGAACGTGATTTGGAGCGGGACTGTTTTCTGAATACACAGGGAATCAAGGTGTTGCGCTTTGAAAACAAGGTAGTGTTTCAAGATGTTGAGGCTGTGCTGATTGAGATTCATCGGCATTTTGGGTGGTTTCTGGACATGGAGACGGAGTAA
- the xseA gene encoding exodeoxyribonuclease VII large subunit, with protein MHIFSVRTLTQAIKDVLEGEFPFVWVRGQVSNLSKPPSGHVYFSLKDEEATLNVVWFKGAQPKAGKDDGERVNPLTGEVESGAPLTLADGLEVLVAGRMNVYPPRGAYQLVAELVQGQCMGELAVAFEAMKAKLAAKGYFDPERKMTPPRNPRRVAVITAPQGAALQDFLRVAGDRGYGAVVRLYPSLVQGDSAPAQIAAALARADRDGWAEVVVLIRGGGSLEDLWAFNTEPVAEALFRCRLPVVCGVGHEVDTTIADLVADLRAATPSHAAQVLWAERAVLRQQADEIFLALARGMGRFLDEREGALNRLAQGLVWNSPARRIERGGFELERLADRLRQAALRMAGERREALSRLDERLRRAFGPARIMSLQSELDRTRSALAQSASALVGRRRDALRDLEGRLAALDPAAPLARGYALVRGRDGFVRSRLDVRPGDTIRVQVSDGEFGAEVLPEELS; from the coding sequence ATGCACATATTCTCCGTCCGCACCCTGACCCAGGCCATCAAGGACGTCCTTGAGGGCGAATTTCCCTTTGTCTGGGTGCGGGGGCAGGTTTCGAATCTTTCCAAGCCGCCTTCGGGGCACGTCTACTTCTCGCTCAAGGACGAGGAGGCGACGCTCAATGTCGTGTGGTTCAAGGGGGCCCAGCCCAAGGCCGGGAAGGATGACGGGGAGCGGGTCAATCCGCTGACCGGCGAGGTGGAGAGCGGGGCGCCGCTCACGCTGGCCGACGGGCTCGAGGTGCTCGTGGCCGGGCGCATGAACGTGTACCCGCCGCGCGGGGCCTACCAGCTCGTGGCCGAGCTGGTGCAGGGGCAGTGCATGGGCGAGCTGGCGGTGGCCTTCGAGGCCATGAAGGCCAAGCTGGCGGCCAAGGGGTATTTCGACCCGGAGCGCAAGATGACGCCGCCGCGCAACCCGCGCCGGGTGGCCGTCATCACCGCGCCCCAGGGGGCGGCCCTGCAGGACTTCCTGCGCGTGGCCGGGGACCGGGGGTACGGGGCCGTCGTGCGGCTGTATCCGAGCCTGGTGCAGGGCGACAGCGCGCCGGCCCAGATAGCCGCGGCCCTGGCCCGGGCGGACCGGGACGGCTGGGCCGAGGTCGTCGTGCTCATCCGCGGCGGCGGGTCTCTCGAAGACCTGTGGGCCTTCAACACCGAGCCCGTGGCCGAGGCCCTCTTCCGCTGTCGTCTGCCCGTGGTCTGCGGCGTGGGGCACGAGGTGGACACCACCATCGCCGACCTCGTGGCCGACCTGCGCGCGGCCACGCCGTCCCACGCGGCCCAGGTGCTGTGGGCCGAGCGGGCGGTGCTCAGGCAGCAGGCCGACGAGATTTTTCTGGCCTTGGCCCGGGGCATGGGGCGCTTTCTGGACGAGCGCGAGGGCGCGTTGAACCGGCTGGCGCAGGGGCTCGTGTGGAACTCGCCGGCCCGGCGCATCGAGCGCGGGGGGTTCGAGCTGGAGCGCCTGGCGGACCGGCTGCGCCAGGCGGCCCTGCGCATGGCCGGGGAACGGCGCGAGGCCTTGTCCCGCCTGGACGAGCGCCTGCGTCGCGCCTTCGGTCCGGCCCGCATCATGTCCCTGCAATCCGAGCTGGACCGGACCCGCTCGGCTCTGGCACAGTCCGCTTCGGCCCTGGTCGGCCGTCGCCGGGACGCCCTGCGCGACCTGGAGGGCCGCCTGGCCGCCCTGGACCCGGCCGCGCCCCTGGCCCGAGGCTACGCCCTGGTGCGGGGCCGGGACGGGTTTGTCCGTTCGCGCCTGGACGTGCGGCCCGGCGACACGATCCGCGTACAGGTCTCGGACGGCGAGTTCGGGGCCGAGGTGCTGCCCGAGGAGCTTTCATGA
- a CDS encoding M23 family metallopeptidase gives MMFRFLIVFFLLAAAVPLASARAAQLRVECPEVIGIGLPFVVRVESDTPLDRLLVEWDGRKLQVPAAGERGVEFLLGSDVLKSKPGPRDLRVTKLGLSPVSVSTHVLVEKREFPEQRLTVPPDMATPPAAVQERINREQAEVRETLARISAVNHLSLPLMRPVPGAVSSAYGLRRFFNDLERNPHRGLDLKAALGEPVRAAAAGQVVLAADHYYGGRSVFIDHGLGVYSVYMHLDAFRTEQGAMVEAGQVIGLAGQTGRVTGPHLHLGFYVLDMAVDPSALFFPKTGQ, from the coding sequence ATGATGTTTCGTTTTCTTATCGTGTTTTTTCTCCTGGCCGCTGCCGTGCCGCTCGCGTCCGCCCGGGCCGCCCAGCTGCGGGTGGAGTGTCCCGAGGTCATCGGCATCGGCCTGCCCTTCGTGGTCCGGGTCGAGTCCGACACGCCTCTGGACAGGCTTCTCGTGGAGTGGGACGGGCGCAAGCTCCAGGTGCCAGCCGCCGGCGAGCGGGGCGTGGAGTTCCTGCTCGGCTCCGACGTCCTCAAATCCAAGCCCGGTCCGCGGGACCTGCGCGTGACCAAGCTGGGCCTGAGCCCCGTGTCCGTGTCGACGCACGTCCTGGTCGAGAAGCGCGAGTTCCCCGAGCAGCGCCTGACCGTTCCGCCGGACATGGCCACGCCCCCGGCAGCCGTGCAGGAGCGGATCAATCGCGAGCAGGCCGAGGTGCGTGAGACCCTGGCCAGGATTTCGGCTGTGAACCATCTTTCCCTGCCGCTCATGCGCCCGGTGCCGGGGGCAGTGAGCAGCGCCTACGGGCTGCGCCGTTTCTTCAACGACCTGGAACGCAACCCCCACCGCGGGCTGGACCTCAAGGCCGCCCTGGGCGAGCCGGTGCGAGCCGCGGCCGCAGGGCAGGTTGTGCTCGCGGCGGATCATTACTATGGGGGACGCTCGGTTTTCATCGACCATGGTCTGGGCGTCTATTCCGTGTACATGCACCTCGACGCGTTCCGGACGGAGCAGGGGGCCATGGTCGAGGCCGGGCAGGTCATCGGCCTGGCCGGGCAGACCGGCCGGGTCACGGGGCCGCATCTGCACCTGGGCTTCTATGTGCTGGACATGGCCGTGGACCCGTCGGCCCTCTTTTTTCCCAAGACCGGGCAATAA
- the xseB gene encoding exodeoxyribonuclease VII small subunit — protein MAKTLSFEKRLERVREITALLEGGDLPLEQGVKLFQEGVRLSRECSAELEQARVIVENAGQEPGPEAGGDA, from the coding sequence ATGGCGAAGACACTGAGTTTCGAAAAGCGGCTGGAACGGGTCAGGGAGATCACGGCTTTGCTTGAGGGCGGGGATTTGCCCCTGGAACAGGGGGTCAAGCTCTTTCAGGAGGGCGTGCGCCTGTCCCGGGAGTGTTCGGCCGAGCTGGAGCAGGCCCGCGTCATCGTCGAGAACGCCGGGCAGGAGCCCGGCCCGGAAGCGGGAGGGGACGCATGA
- a CDS encoding polyprenyl synthetase family protein: protein MTPQDMKAELKALGALVEGRLATVFADGGTPAHLVASMDYSLMAGGKRLRPVLCLAWAELVGGRLDEVLDFACAIECIHTYSLIHDDLPAMDDDDLRRGKPSNHRQFDEATAILAGDGLLTEAFTLASALILPAERVLKAIFHLSTAAGPRGMVGGQVLDMDLTGKGADLSLLRTMHAMKTGALIESSCVTGCILGGGDEAALARASEYGQAVGLAFQVTDDILDVVGDTADLGKPAGSDEARGKSTYPALMGIDRSRALACESVDRAVGALDGFSHPRADFLRAVAGYILDRTH, encoded by the coding sequence ATGACGCCGCAGGACATGAAGGCCGAGCTGAAGGCCCTCGGCGCGCTGGTGGAAGGGCGCCTGGCCACGGTTTTCGCTGACGGGGGCACGCCGGCGCATCTGGTCGCCTCCATGGACTATTCCCTCATGGCCGGCGGCAAGCGCCTGCGGCCCGTGCTCTGCCTGGCCTGGGCGGAGCTTGTCGGGGGGCGTCTCGACGAGGTGCTCGATTTCGCCTGCGCCATCGAGTGCATCCACACCTACTCCCTCATCCACGACGACCTTCCTGCCATGGACGACGACGACCTGCGCCGGGGCAAACCCTCCAACCACAGGCAGTTCGACGAGGCCACGGCCATCCTGGCCGGCGACGGTCTGTTGACCGAGGCCTTCACTTTGGCCTCGGCCCTGATACTGCCGGCCGAGCGGGTTCTTAAGGCCATATTTCATCTCTCGACCGCGGCCGGCCCGCGTGGCATGGTCGGCGGCCAGGTCCTGGACATGGACCTCACGGGCAAGGGTGCAGACCTCTCGCTGCTTCGGACCATGCACGCCATGAAGACCGGGGCCCTCATCGAGTCGTCCTGCGTGACCGGCTGCATTCTCGGCGGCGGGGACGAGGCCGCCCTGGCCCGGGCCTCGGAATACGGCCAGGCCGTGGGCCTGGCCTTCCAGGTCACGGACGACATCCTCGACGTGGTCGGGGACACGGCCGACTTGGGCAAGCCCGCCGGCAGCGACGAAGCCCGAGGCAAGTCCACCTATCCGGCGCTCATGGGCATCGACAGAAGCCGCGCCCTGGCCTGCGAGAGCGTGGATCGGGCAGTGGGCGCCCTGGACGGCTTTTCGCACCCGCGCGCCGATTTCCTGCGCGCCGTGGCCGGGTACATTCTGGATCGAACGCATTAG
- the dxs gene encoding 1-deoxy-D-xylulose-5-phosphate synthase, with translation MTEQTLQELFPTLAGIRQPGDIQRLDEKGLTRLGEEIRRMIIQTVSSTGGHLAPSLGVVELTMALLRVFNPAHDRIVWDVGHQAYAYKLLTGRLARFHTLRQLGGISGFPRLGESPFDHFGVGHSSTSISAALGMAAARDLGRRDNKVVAVIGDGSMTAGLAYEGLNQAGGLGKDLIVVLNDNEMSISRNVGALSSFLSRKLSMRWVQRFKKEAEAIMRQIPKIGDDLADYARRSEDSFKSFFTPGMLFEAFRFTYIGPIKGHDMRQLTSVLEQAKGLEGPILVHVLTKKGKGYEPAETNPTYFHGVGCFEPETGVARKFGVCSLPTYTDVFGTTLCDLAARDDKIVAITAAMPEGTGVACFSERYPDRFFDVGICEQHAVTFAAGLASQGVKPVVAIYSTFMQRSYDQIVHDVCLQNLNVTFCLDRGGLVGEDGATHHGVFDLSYLRHIPNLMLMAPRNEPELQHMLATALAYAGPVAVRYPRGVGEGAALAEKQEILPIGQGELLREGTDGVIVALGSRVTPALDAARVFAEETGKEVAVFNARFVKPLPEEQLLELAASQPFMLTVEENALAGGFGSAVLELLSDRGALGSLRVKRLGVPDQFVEHGSQKELRARLGINRDGILETLRGLI, from the coding sequence ATGACCGAGCAAACCCTGCAGGAACTTTTTCCCACCCTGGCCGGCATCCGACAGCCCGGCGACATCCAGAGGCTGGACGAGAAGGGCCTGACCAGGCTGGGCGAAGAGATCCGCCGCATGATCATCCAAACCGTCTCGTCCACGGGCGGCCATCTGGCCCCGTCCCTGGGCGTGGTGGAGCTGACCATGGCGCTGCTGCGCGTGTTCAACCCCGCCCATGACCGCATCGTCTGGGACGTGGGTCATCAGGCCTACGCCTACAAGCTGTTGACGGGCCGCCTGGCGCGTTTTCACACCCTGCGCCAGCTCGGCGGCATCAGCGGGTTCCCGCGCCTGGGCGAGAGCCCCTTCGACCACTTCGGGGTGGGGCACTCCTCGACGTCCATCTCCGCCGCCCTGGGCATGGCCGCGGCCCGCGACCTGGGCCGACGGGACAACAAGGTCGTGGCTGTCATCGGCGACGGCTCCATGACCGCGGGCCTGGCCTACGAGGGTTTGAACCAGGCCGGGGGTCTGGGCAAGGACCTCATCGTCGTCCTGAACGATAACGAGATGTCCATCTCCCGCAACGTCGGCGCCCTGTCGTCGTTTCTGAGCCGCAAGCTGTCCATGCGCTGGGTGCAGCGGTTCAAGAAGGAGGCCGAGGCCATCATGCGCCAGATCCCCAAGATCGGCGACGACCTGGCCGACTACGCGCGACGCAGCGAGGACTCCTTCAAGAGCTTCTTCACCCCCGGCATGCTCTTCGAGGCCTTCCGCTTCACCTACATCGGCCCCATCAAGGGGCACGACATGCGCCAGCTGACGAGCGTCCTGGAGCAGGCCAAGGGGCTCGAAGGCCCCATCCTGGTCCATGTCCTGACCAAGAAGGGCAAGGGCTACGAACCGGCCGAGACCAATCCGACCTATTTTCACGGCGTGGGCTGCTTCGAGCCCGAGACGGGCGTGGCCCGCAAGTTCGGCGTCTGCTCGCTGCCGACCTACACGGACGTCTTCGGCACCACCCTCTGCGACCTGGCGGCGAGGGACGACAAGATCGTGGCCATCACGGCGGCCATGCCCGAAGGCACGGGCGTGGCCTGCTTCTCGGAGCGCTACCCCGACCGTTTCTTCGATGTCGGCATCTGCGAACAGCACGCCGTGACCTTCGCCGCGGGCCTGGCCTCGCAGGGCGTGAAGCCAGTGGTGGCCATCTACTCGACCTTCATGCAGCGCTCCTACGACCAGATCGTGCACGACGTCTGCCTGCAGAACCTGAACGTGACCTTCTGCCTGGACCGCGGCGGTCTGGTCGGCGAGGACGGGGCCACGCACCACGGCGTGTTTGACCTGTCCTACCTGCGCCACATCCCGAACCTCATGCTCATGGCCCCCCGCAACGAGCCAGAGCTGCAGCACATGCTGGCCACGGCCCTGGCTTACGCAGGCCCAGTGGCCGTGCGCTACCCGCGCGGCGTGGGCGAAGGCGCGGCCCTGGCCGAAAAGCAGGAAATTCTGCCCATCGGGCAGGGCGAACTGCTGCGCGAAGGCACCGACGGCGTCATCGTGGCCCTGGGCAGCCGGGTCACTCCGGCCCTGGATGCGGCACGGGTCTTCGCCGAGGAGACGGGGAAGGAAGTGGCCGTGTTCAACGCGCGCTTCGTCAAGCCCCTGCCCGAGGAGCAGCTCCTGGAGCTGGCCGCGTCGCAGCCCTTCATGCTGACGGTGGAGGAGAACGCCCTGGCCGGCGGCTTCGGTTCGGCCGTGCTGGAGCTTCTGTCCGACCGCGGCGCCCTGGGGAGCTTGCGGGTCAAGCGTCTTGGGGTGCCGGACCAGTTCGTCGAGCACGGCAGCCAGAAGGAGCTGCGGGCTCGGCTCGGCATCAACCGCGACGGCATCCTGGAGACGTTGCGCGGCCTGATTTAA
- a CDS encoding universal stress protein, protein MKILAAIDQSEYATLVLTKAMKLAAQEGAALTALTVSNAPYTNLYLGEISGEFLDKMREGVQKTVSRAQEQAKAAGAKVDVVVEESPSAADAIVKYAEKNKIDLIVIGNKGAGAVERFLIGSVSSQVVTHAPCSVLVVKK, encoded by the coding sequence ATGAAGATCCTGGCAGCCATCGATCAGTCGGAATACGCCACGCTGGTGCTGACGAAGGCCATGAAGCTCGCGGCTCAGGAAGGCGCGGCCCTCACGGCCCTGACCGTCTCCAACGCGCCGTACACGAACCTGTATCTCGGTGAAATCTCGGGCGAGTTTCTGGATAAGATGCGCGAGGGCGTGCAGAAGACCGTCAGCCGCGCCCAGGAGCAGGCCAAGGCCGCAGGAGCAAAGGTCGATGTCGTGGTCGAGGAGAGCCCGTCGGCGGCCGACGCCATCGTCAAGTACGCCGAAAAGAACAAGATCGACCTCATCGTCATCGGCAACAAGGGCGCCGGGGCCGTGGAACGCTTCCTTATCGGCAGCGTCTCGAGCCAGGTCGTGACCCACGCGCCGTGTTCGGTGCTCGTGGTCAAGAAGTAA
- a CDS encoding rhodanese-like domain-containing protein: MLSLAEYVWGEALKNERNIKILLFLLLFVCVPICFAMADELLLSAQEAQTLIEQNKGNDKFVILDLRSPDEYRQGHIESARPMNYYATNFQRMVSLLDRDATILLYCQKGRQSTLALRAMTKLGFSRMYILDGGIAEWVKAGLPLAGP, translated from the coding sequence GTGTTGTCACTTGCCGAATACGTGTGGGGCGAAGCATTGAAAAACGAAAGAAATATCAAGATACTCCTTTTTCTCCTGTTGTTCGTGTGTGTTCCCATCTGTTTCGCGATGGCGGACGAGCTGCTGCTTTCCGCACAAGAGGCGCAGACGCTGATTGAACAGAACAAAGGCAATGATAAATTTGTAATTCTGGATTTGCGCAGTCCGGACGAATATCGCCAGGGGCATATTGAAAGCGCGCGGCCGATGAACTACTACGCAACGAATTTTCAGCGCATGGTCTCCCTGCTGGATCGCGACGCGACGATTCTGCTCTACTGCCAGAAGGGCAGGCAGAGCACCCTGGCCCTGCGGGCGATGACGAAGCTCGGCTTTTCGAGGATGTACATCCTGGATGGCGGGATCGCTGAATGGGTCAAGGCAGGGCTGCCGCTGGCCGGGCCCTGA
- a CDS encoding RluA family pseudouridine synthase: MMPEAFSRTLAVTEASTACEALAGLTGLPKGRVKDCMAKGGVWWRRPGRKASRLRRATAEVKPGDSLEMNYDPALLALVPAGPELVFNGRRWSVWNKPAGVLSQGTRFADHCALPRLAQAALGARNELHPVHRLDREARGLILLAHDSAAAAKLGELFRQGGVHKEYMAIVRGVPDWTEVTVGEPMDGRESRSAFTVLRCDQDSGSALLTARIDTGRKHQIRRHLAGLGHPVMGDPRYGRDNACPQGLQLLAVSMSLTCPFTHTHHTWTLPPLPFPLRD; the protein is encoded by the coding sequence ATGATGCCCGAAGCCTTTTCCCGCACCCTGGCTGTCACGGAAGCCTCAACGGCCTGCGAGGCCCTGGCCGGCCTGACCGGCCTGCCCAAGGGCCGCGTCAAGGACTGCATGGCCAAGGGGGGCGTGTGGTGGCGCCGGCCCGGCCGCAAGGCGTCGCGCCTGCGCCGGGCGACGGCCGAAGTGAAACCGGGTGACAGCCTGGAAATGAATTACGACCCTGCCCTGCTGGCCCTGGTCCCGGCCGGGCCGGAACTCGTCTTCAACGGCAGGCGCTGGTCCGTGTGGAACAAGCCGGCGGGAGTGTTGTCCCAGGGCACCCGCTTCGCGGACCACTGCGCCCTGCCCCGCCTTGCCCAGGCCGCCCTCGGGGCCAGAAACGAACTGCACCCCGTGCACCGACTGGACCGCGAGGCGCGTGGGCTCATCCTCCTGGCCCACGACTCGGCGGCCGCGGCGAAACTGGGAGAGCTGTTCCGGCAGGGAGGTGTCCACAAGGAATACATGGCCATCGTGCGCGGCGTCCCGGACTGGACGGAGGTGACGGTGGGCGAACCCATGGACGGCAGGGAAAGCCGGTCCGCCTTCACGGTGCTGCGGTGCGATCAGGACTCGGGGAGCGCGCTGCTGACTGCGCGCATCGACACGGGCCGCAAGCACCAGATCCGCCGGCACCTGGCCGGCCTGGGGCATCCGGTCATGGGGGACCCGCGCTACGGCCGCGACAACGCCTGCCCGCAGGGACTGCAGCTTCTGGCCGTGAGCATGAGCCTGACCTGCCCCTTCACGCATACGCACCACACGTGGACCCTGCCGCCCCTGCCCTTCCCCCTGCGCGACTGA
- a CDS encoding tautomerase family protein — protein sequence MPIVSIRMAKGRDIDCKRRLAAEVTRAVAQSLDLPPELVSIQIEEFDRENWATGGELHIDKFGPGFGKP from the coding sequence ATGCCCATCGTCAGCATCCGCATGGCCAAGGGCCGCGATATCGACTGCAAGCGCAGGCTGGCGGCCGAAGTGACCAGGGCCGTGGCGCAGTCTCTGGATCTCCCGCCGGAGCTGGTCTCCATCCAGATCGAGGAGTTCGACCGGGAAAACTGGGCCACGGGCGGCGAACTGCACATCGACAAATTCGGACCCGGATTCGGCAAGCCATGA
- a CDS encoding cupin domain-containing protein yields the protein MITTNDTAAWHDLIPGIRVSTLVHGEKTLMARFELQEKSFLPMHAHVHEQTGYLVSGSMTMTIGGVEHHFGPGDSWCIASGVEHGAVVHETALAIEVFSPVREDYMPYLAQRK from the coding sequence ATGATCACCACCAACGACACCGCCGCCTGGCACGACCTCATCCCCGGCATCCGGGTCAGCACCCTCGTCCACGGGGAGAAGACCCTGATGGCCCGCTTCGAGCTGCAGGAGAAGTCCTTCCTGCCCATGCATGCCCACGTGCACGAGCAGACCGGCTACCTCGTCTCCGGAAGCATGACCATGACCATCGGGGGCGTGGAGCACCATTTTGGCCCCGGCGACAGCTGGTGCATCGCCTCGGGGGTCGAGCACGGCGCCGTCGTCCACGAAACGGCTCTCGCCATCGAGGTCTTCAGCCCGGTGCGCGAAGATTACATGCCCTATCTGGCGCAACGGAAATAG